Proteins encoded within one genomic window of Polaribacter sp. NJDZ03:
- the nqrE gene encoding NADH:ubiquinone reductase (Na(+)-transporting) subunit E: protein MEHIELFFKSIFIDNMVFSVFLGMCSYLAVSKKVTTAVGLGAAVIFVLAVTVPLNWLLDQYILQPGALKWLGAEYAEYDLSFLSFIMFIATIATMVQLVEIIVEKFSPSLYNSLGIFLPLIAVNCAILGGSLFMQSREIPTLGLALTYGVGSGIGWFLAIVAIAAIREKIRYSNVPPALRGLGITFIITGLMAIGFMSFGGMLTGGGDEEEKPATEASIKKEEVKPATKEIVAENTNTNQE, encoded by the coding sequence ATGGAACATATAGAATTATTTTTCAAATCGATATTTATAGATAACATGGTATTTTCAGTATTCTTAGGAATGTGTTCTTACCTTGCCGTATCTAAAAAAGTAACTACTGCCGTTGGTTTAGGAGCTGCTGTAATTTTTGTATTAGCAGTAACTGTACCTTTAAACTGGTTATTAGATCAATATATCTTACAACCAGGTGCATTAAAATGGTTAGGTGCAGAGTATGCAGAATACGACTTAAGTTTCTTATCATTCATCATGTTTATTGCAACAATTGCAACCATGGTACAATTGGTAGAGATTATTGTTGAAAAATTCTCACCTTCATTATACAACTCACTAGGTATTTTCTTACCATTAATTGCAGTAAACTGTGCTATTTTAGGTGGAAGTTTATTTATGCAATCTCGTGAAATTCCTACTTTAGGTTTGGCATTAACTTACGGAGTTGGTTCTGGAATTGGATGGTTTTTAGCAATTGTAGCAATTGCTGCAATTCGTGAAAAAATTAGATACTCTAACGTTCCACCTGCATTAAGAGGTTTAGGAATTACGTTTATCATTACAGGATTAATGGCTATTGGATTTATGAGCTTTGGAGGAATGTTAACTGGTGGTGGTGATGAAGAAGAAAAACCAGCTACGGAAGCTAGTATTAAGAAAGAAGAAGTAAAACCAGCAACGAAAGAAATTGTAGCTGAAAACACAAATACAAACCAAGAGTAG
- a CDS encoding NADH:ubiquinone reductase (Na(+)-transporting) subunit B, which yields MGLKQNLHNLKEKYKGTKMAPAFNAIHTFLYLPNDVTHGGTHIKAADDLKRTMNTVIMALVPCLIFGMFNAGYQHYAAIDGSLRADVLANFFTLDNLWIGIIKVLPLVIVSYGIGLGVEFIFAIIKGHEVEEGYLVTGMLVPLIVPVDTPLWMLAVAVVFGVVIGKEVFGGTGMNILNPALTIRAFLFFAYPTWMSGDKVWVHDAVNRAGTADAISGETILGSYAQNSEVIYSNFDKFMGFIPGSVGETSTLLILLGAAFLIFTKIGSWRIILSTFIGAAVMGLIFNQIVAADIITESSSFYGLMNTVWWEHLMIGGLAFGAVYMATDPVTASQTNKGKWIYGFLIGFMSIMIRVFNPAYPEGVFLAILLMNVFAPTIDHYVVQGNVKKRLKRAKVKTA from the coding sequence ATGGGCTTAAAACAAAATTTACATAATTTAAAAGAGAAATATAAAGGAACTAAAATGGCTCCTGCGTTTAACGCAATCCATACCTTTTTATATTTACCAAATGATGTTACTCACGGAGGAACTCATATAAAAGCAGCAGACGATTTAAAGCGTACCATGAACACGGTAATTATGGCTTTAGTTCCTTGTTTGATTTTTGGAATGTTTAATGCAGGTTATCAACACTATGCAGCAATAGATGGTTCTTTAAGAGCAGATGTATTAGCTAACTTTTTTACGTTAGATAATCTTTGGATAGGAATCATTAAAGTATTACCACTAGTAATCGTTTCTTACGGAATTGGTCTTGGAGTAGAATTTATTTTTGCGATCATTAAAGGTCATGAAGTAGAAGAAGGATACTTAGTAACAGGTATGTTAGTGCCATTAATTGTACCAGTTGATACACCGTTATGGATGTTGGCTGTTGCCGTTGTTTTTGGTGTAGTAATAGGTAAAGAAGTTTTTGGTGGTACAGGAATGAACATCTTAAACCCAGCTTTAACCATTAGAGCTTTCTTGTTTTTCGCATATCCTACATGGATGTCTGGAGATAAAGTTTGGGTACACGATGCTGTAAATAGAGCCGGAACTGCAGATGCAATTTCTGGTGAAACTATTTTAGGTAGTTACGCTCAAAATAGTGAAGTAATTTATTCTAACTTTGATAAGTTCATGGGGTTCATTCCTGGTTCTGTTGGAGAAACATCTACATTATTAATCCTTTTAGGAGCCGCTTTCTTAATCTTTACTAAGATTGGAAGTTGGAGAATTATTCTTTCTACATTTATAGGAGCAGCCGTTATGGGATTAATCTTTAATCAAATTGTAGCAGCAGATATTATTACAGAATCTAGTTCTTTTTACGGATTAATGAATACGGTTTGGTGGGAACATTTAATGATTGGTGGTTTAGCATTTGGAGCTGTTTATATGGCTACAGATCCTGTAACAGCATCACAAACAAACAAAGGGAAATGGATTTACGGTTTCTTAATTGGTTTTATGTCAATTATGATTCGTGTATTTAACCCAGCGTACCCAGAAGGAGTATTTTTAGCAATCTTATTAATGAATGTTTTTGCTCCAACAATAGATCACTATGTGGTACAAGGAAATGTAAAGAAAAGATTAAAACGTGCTAAAGTTAAAACTGCCTAA
- the nqrF gene encoding NADH:ubiquinone reductase (Na(+)-transporting) subunit F — protein MILAAGTTGTIIATVAAFLVLTLVLVALLLFVKQKLSPSGPVTITINGERKIEVGSGSSLLSTLGNEKIFLPSACGGGGTCIQCECHVNSGGGEALPTEIPNFTRKELKEGIRLACQVKVKQDMDISIPEEIFGIKKFDAVVVRNYNVATFIKEFVVEIPEDMGYKAGGYIQIEIPACEVNYADMDITAHPEEHDTPDKFEGEWDKFNLRPLVMKNTETVERAYSMASYPAEGREIMLNVRIATPPFDRVKGGWMDVNPGIASSYIFNLKKGDKCVISGPYGEFFINESEAEMLYVGGGAGMAPMRSHLYHLFRTLKTGRKVTYWYGGRSKAELFYIEHFRALEKDFPNFKFYIALSDPTEADNWTKKTDIHDEAGDGFVGFIHNCVIDNYLSKHDSPEDLELYFCGPPLMNNAVQKMGEDFGLADENIRFDDFGG, from the coding sequence ATGATATTAGCAGCAGGTACAACAGGAACCATAATTGCAACAGTAGCAGCTTTTTTAGTATTAACACTGGTATTGGTCGCGTTATTATTATTTGTAAAACAAAAACTATCGCCATCTGGTCCAGTAACAATTACTATTAATGGTGAGCGTAAAATAGAAGTTGGTTCAGGAAGTTCTCTTCTATCAACTTTAGGAAACGAAAAGATATTTTTACCATCTGCATGTGGAGGTGGTGGAACTTGTATTCAATGTGAGTGTCACGTAAATTCTGGTGGAGGTGAAGCTTTGCCAACAGAAATACCTAACTTTACTCGTAAAGAATTAAAAGAAGGAATTCGTTTAGCTTGTCAAGTAAAAGTAAAACAAGATATGGATATTTCTATTCCTGAAGAAATCTTCGGAATTAAGAAATTTGATGCAGTTGTTGTAAGAAATTACAACGTAGCTACATTTATTAAGGAATTTGTTGTTGAAATTCCAGAAGATATGGGGTATAAAGCAGGTGGATATATTCAAATTGAAATTCCAGCTTGTGAAGTAAACTATGCAGATATGGATATTACAGCGCATCCAGAAGAGCATGATACACCAGATAAGTTTGAAGGTGAGTGGGATAAGTTTAACTTACGTCCATTAGTAATGAAGAATACAGAAACTGTAGAAAGAGCATATTCTATGGCTTCTTACCCTGCAGAGGGAAGAGAAATTATGTTAAATGTACGTATTGCAACACCTCCTTTTGATAGAGTGAAAGGTGGCTGGATGGATGTAAATCCTGGTATTGCATCTTCATATATTTTCAACCTTAAAAAAGGAGATAAATGTGTTATTTCTGGACCTTATGGAGAGTTCTTTATTAATGAGTCTGAAGCAGAAATGTTATATGTAGGTGGTGGAGCAGGTATGGCACCAATGCGTTCTCACTTATATCATTTATTCAGAACCTTAAAAACGGGTAGAAAAGTAACATATTGGTACGGAGGTCGTTCTAAAGCAGAATTATTTTATATCGAACACTTTAGAGCATTGGAAAAAGATTTTCCAAACTTTAAATTCTATATTGCTTTATCAGACCCTACAGAGGCAGATAACTGGACAAAGAAAACAGACATTCATGATGAAGCTGGAGATGGTTTTGTTGGGTTTATTCACAACTGTGTAATTGATAATTATTTATCTAAGCATGACTCACCAGAAGATTTAGAATTGTATTTCTGTGGGCCACCATTAATGAACAATGCAGTTCAGAAAATGGGTGAAGATTTTGGTCTTGCAGACGAGAATATTCGTTTTGATGATTTTGGAGGATAG
- a CDS encoding Na(+)-translocating NADH-quinone reductase subunit C: protein MSKRTDSNSYTMIFAVAMVLVVGTMLAFTASSLRPTITANQRIEKQQNILYAMGVNDNDETSANFVSTDIAQEEFEKYIKKQLVIQGDKVTEDDKAFLIDIKKEQTSAKEGNERRLPLFIGEKDGETFYIAPIRGKGLWDAIWAYISIDKDMVIQGAYFDHKGETAGLGANIKQRFFMDDFIGEHLLSSNGNFKGIDVAKGNNDPLNEDKTDNEVDAIAGATITGNGVSAMIKDELKLYIPYFKTLKK, encoded by the coding sequence ATGAGTAAGAGAACAGATAGTAATTCATATACAATGATTTTTGCCGTAGCAATGGTATTAGTTGTTGGTACTATGTTGGCTTTTACGGCTTCGTCTTTAAGACCAACCATAACAGCGAATCAACGTATAGAAAAACAGCAAAATATCTTATACGCTATGGGCGTAAATGATAATGATGAAACAAGTGCAAACTTTGTTTCTACAGATATTGCTCAAGAGGAATTTGAAAAATACATTAAAAAACAATTAGTTATTCAAGGTGATAAAGTTACTGAAGATGACAAAGCGTTTTTAATTGATATTAAAAAAGAACAAACAAGCGCAAAAGAAGGAAACGAACGTCGCTTACCATTGTTTATTGGTGAGAAAGATGGTGAGACTTTTTATATTGCACCAATTAGAGGAAAAGGACTTTGGGATGCTATTTGGGCTTATATTTCTATAGATAAGGACATGGTTATACAAGGTGCTTATTTTGATCATAAAGGAGAAACAGCTGGTTTAGGTGCAAACATAAAACAACGTTTTTTTATGGATGATTTTATTGGAGAACACTTATTATCTAGCAATGGAAACTTTAAAGGAATTGATGTAGCAAAAGGTAATAACGATCCATTAAATGAAGACAAAACGGATAATGAAGTAGATGCCATCGCTGGAGCAACAATTACAGGTAACGGAGTGTCTGCAATGATTAAAGATGAGTTAAAGCTTTACATTCCTTATTTTAAAACTTTAAAAAAATAA
- a CDS encoding GatB/YqeY domain-containing protein, with protein MSLQKEVMDKMKEAMKAKDTLALQALRAVKSAFLLAKTETGVQAEITEEQEIKIIQKQVKQRKDSAAIFIEQGRQDLADPELAELAVLEQFLPEALSKEEIESVVVATISKVGASGMKDMGKVMGIVSAELAGKADGKTISTLVKKNLM; from the coding sequence ATGAGTTTGCAAAAAGAAGTAATGGATAAAATGAAAGAAGCAATGAAAGCAAAAGATACGCTTGCTTTACAAGCTTTAAGAGCGGTTAAATCTGCCTTTTTATTAGCGAAAACCGAAACAGGTGTTCAAGCAGAAATTACGGAAGAGCAAGAAATTAAAATTATTCAGAAGCAAGTTAAACAAAGAAAAGACAGTGCAGCTATCTTTATAGAACAAGGCAGACAAGATTTAGCAGACCCGGAATTGGCTGAATTAGCTGTTTTAGAACAGTTTTTGCCAGAAGCATTATCTAAAGAAGAAATTGAAAGTGTTGTTGTTGCTACGATTAGTAAAGTAGGAGCATCTGGAATGAAAGATATGGGGAAAGTTATGGGAATTGTTTCTGCTGAGTTAGCAGGTAAGGCAGATGGTAAAACCATTTCTACTTTAGTGAAAAAGAATTTAATGTAA
- a CDS encoding retropepsin-like aspartic protease, which yields MSSIEKILKKKKFVKIKLKKIATNHLELKATINGVKGRFILDTGASNSCVGLDMITHFNLDAQESETKAAGAGATDMETLQSDNNSLKIGNWNTKKCHLVLFDLSHVNTALTQHKAKEVHGIIGADVLQKGKAFIDYHKKVLYLKKTKK from the coding sequence ATGAGTAGTATTGAGAAAATTTTAAAGAAGAAGAAATTCGTCAAAATAAAGCTAAAGAAAATTGCTACCAATCATTTAGAATTGAAGGCAACAATTAATGGTGTTAAAGGGCGATTTATTTTAGATACAGGTGCTTCTAATTCTTGTGTTGGGTTAGATATGATTACTCATTTTAATTTGGATGCTCAAGAAAGTGAAACCAAAGCGGCTGGGGCAGGAGCAACAGATATGGAAACGTTACAATCTGATAATAATTCTTTAAAAATAGGAAATTGGAATACTAAGAAATGTCATTTAGTATTGTTTGATTTATCGCATGTAAATACTGCTTTAACGCAGCACAAAGCAAAGGAAGTACATGGTATTATTGGTGCAGATGTACTACAAAAAGGAAAAGCATTTATAGATTATCATAAAAAAGTTTTATACTTAAAGAAAACAAAGAAATAA
- a CDS encoding alpha/beta hydrolase, whose protein sequence is MVYLVYSLPVIISVVFIVLYLFQEKFIFLNGDILAKNYQYKFTNKFEEVFIKTDGSNVINGLHFQLPNPKGVVLFCHGNKGNLTKWGDRVAYFLEYNYEVFVFDYRNYGKSTGAFNEAAMYKDGLVVYNQLKKSFKEKNIVVYGFSLGGTFATKIASLNTPKELILEAPFYNFKKAATYKFKVVPTFLLKYQFRSDKDISKITCPITLFHGNKDDTTSYKQSKSLLALNTSTRNKFVEIDGGTHHNLREFAIYKENLKEILER, encoded by the coding sequence ATGGTTTATTTAGTATATTCTTTACCTGTAATAATAAGTGTTGTTTTTATTGTTCTTTATCTCTTTCAAGAAAAATTCATTTTTTTAAATGGTGATATATTAGCTAAAAATTATCAATATAAATTTACAAACAAGTTTGAAGAAGTCTTTATTAAGACAGATGGAAGCAATGTAATTAATGGACTTCACTTTCAATTACCAAACCCAAAAGGAGTTGTTTTATTTTGTCATGGTAATAAAGGTAATTTAACAAAATGGGGAGATCGGGTTGCTTACTTTTTAGAATACAATTATGAAGTCTTTGTTTTTGATTATCGTAATTACGGAAAAAGTACTGGTGCATTTAATGAAGCAGCCATGTACAAGGATGGTTTAGTTGTTTATAATCAGCTAAAAAAAAGTTTTAAAGAAAAGAATATTGTTGTTTATGGTTTTTCTTTAGGTGGAACTTTTGCAACCAAAATAGCGTCTCTTAATACCCCAAAAGAATTAATTTTAGAAGCTCCTTTTTACAATTTTAAAAAAGCAGCTACTTATAAATTTAAGGTTGTTCCAACTTTTTTGTTAAAATATCAATTTAGGTCTGATAAGGATATTTCTAAAATAACGTGTCCTATTACCCTTTTTCATGGTAATAAAGACGATACAACCTCTTATAAGCAATCTAAAAGCTTGTTAGCACTAAATACATCAACTAGAAATAAGTTTGTAGAGATTGATGGAGGAACGCATCATAATCTTAGAGAATTTGCTATTTACAAAGAGAATCTTAAAGAAATTTTAGAACGATAG
- a CDS encoding OmpA family protein → MKNLFKLLLTLFVLTNTFSSLAQQQPLDNNYFQLSPRVGYDFPTYNNNTPYIDYKGGLDLGISLDYYWTWFGVGADFDYIKNKPESTYPIIASTLPTALSEAKITRIFYGIGPNAQIRSNSGRFKTEFNTRFGLASIKGGRTLLAGPTAANILNFHAGYNASSVFTFKGQVRFTYFLSENFGINAGAYYMRHFGVTELNEAGSSASYQPFTEDAGEFYLDQGNPEVRSEPCDCDISSVGLFVGVTFKFSKKENSCPVCGEDHVPHCCATCGCSVTVTAKDKFTKQVLPNTDIVLTDLNGNIVKSATTNSYGVVVFTDVPEDNYVIKGKLYNVSLDEGTITKAEFKNCKKESAGIQKVIVYADENFILKGNVVECNSTTGIQGVDIILKDKINAGQKNTLSNAEGDFIFHLKQASTFGLNGRKDGYFSNEVEVSTNSYNRDNTLFIDFEMCIDPCGVAIKLDNINFDLDKAIILPAAKPDLDYVVKLMQDNPSITVEMSSHTDSQGGDDYNQSLSQRRADATVNYIAGKGISRSRLISRGAGESELKNTKCANNVPCTDDEHRINRRTEFKVVCF, encoded by the coding sequence ATGAAAAATTTATTTAAACTATTACTAACGCTATTTGTACTTACAAATACATTCTCATCATTGGCACAACAACAGCCTTTAGATAATAATTATTTTCAATTAAGTCCCAGAGTAGGATACGATTTTCCGACCTACAATAATAATACTCCTTATATCGATTATAAAGGTGGTTTAGATTTAGGAATTTCCTTAGACTATTATTGGACATGGTTTGGGGTAGGTGCAGATTTTGATTACATTAAAAACAAGCCAGAAAGCACATATCCAATAATAGCAAGTACTTTACCAACAGCTTTATCCGAAGCCAAAATTACACGTATATTTTATGGAATTGGTCCCAATGCACAAATAAGAAGTAATTCTGGTAGATTTAAAACTGAATTTAATACCCGTTTCGGATTAGCATCTATAAAAGGTGGTAGAACACTTTTAGCAGGTCCAACAGCAGCAAACATATTAAATTTTCATGCTGGTTATAATGCATCAAGTGTATTTACATTTAAAGGTCAAGTTCGTTTTACTTATTTCTTATCTGAAAATTTTGGAATTAATGCTGGTGCCTATTATATGCGACACTTTGGCGTTACAGAGTTAAATGAAGCAGGGAGTTCTGCAAGTTACCAACCTTTTACAGAAGATGCTGGGGAGTTTTATCTTGATCAAGGAAATCCAGAGGTAAGAAGTGAACCGTGTGATTGCGATATATCTTCAGTTGGTTTATTTGTAGGTGTTACGTTTAAATTCAGTAAAAAAGAGAACTCATGTCCGGTTTGTGGAGAAGACCATGTTCCACATTGCTGTGCAACTTGTGGGTGTAGTGTAACTGTAACTGCTAAAGATAAATTTACAAAACAAGTTTTACCAAATACAGATATTGTGTTAACAGATTTAAACGGCAATATTGTAAAAAGTGCCACTACAAATTCTTATGGCGTTGTGGTATTTACAGATGTACCAGAAGATAATTATGTAATTAAAGGAAAATTGTATAATGTTTCATTAGATGAAGGCACAATTACCAAGGCAGAATTTAAAAACTGTAAAAAGGAAAGTGCTGGTATACAAAAAGTGATTGTATATGCTGATGAAAATTTTATTTTAAAGGGAAATGTAGTTGAATGTAATTCTACAACCGGAATACAAGGTGTAGATATCATCTTAAAAGATAAAATAAATGCAGGTCAAAAAAACACTTTATCAAATGCAGAAGGAGATTTTATTTTCCATTTAAAACAAGCATCAACTTTTGGTTTAAACGGAAGAAAAGATGGGTATTTTTCTAATGAAGTAGAAGTTTCTACAAATTCTTATAATAGAGATAATACTCTTTTTATAGATTTTGAAATGTGTATTGATCCTTGTGGTGTGGCTATTAAATTAGACAATATCAATTTCGATTTAGATAAAGCAATTATTCTACCAGCTGCAAAACCAGATTTAGATTATGTGGTAAAATTAATGCAAGACAACCCAAGTATAACTGTAGAAATGTCATCGCACACAGATAGTCAAGGAGGAGATGATTATAATCAAAGTTTATCTCAAAGAAGAGCAGATGCTACCGTAAATTATATTGCTGGTAAAGGTATTTCAAGAAGTAGATTAATTTCTCGAGGTGCAGGAGAAAGTGAATTAAAGAATACCAAATGTGCTAATAATGTACCATGTACAGATGATGAACATAGAATAAACCGTAGAACAGAATTTAAAGTAGTTTGCTTTTAA
- a CDS encoding LytTR family DNA-binding domain-containing protein, producing MMTKIKTILIDDERKALSILKNKIERYCPNIDIIAETQSPEKGLELIDKLQPQLVFIDIAMPVMNGFDVLAKVKNPNFEIIFVTAFDQYAIDAINYSAIGYLLKPVDNETLIATVIKASKNIADKSALEKNKLLIENLGIQNFQKKKIVIPSADGLEFVKIDAIIHCEGVDGYTKIHFSNQKPILSSQSIGHFNKLLQQQDFYLVHKSHLINLEHIKKYLNEGYVLLSENHKVPVSRNRRQDFLNNLKG from the coding sequence ATGATGACAAAAATTAAAACGATACTTATTGATGATGAGCGTAAAGCATTATCTATTTTAAAAAATAAAATTGAAAGATACTGTCCAAACATAGATATTATTGCAGAAACTCAGAGTCCAGAAAAAGGTTTAGAACTTATAGATAAATTGCAACCTCAACTGGTATTTATAGACATTGCAATGCCTGTAATGAATGGGTTTGATGTTTTAGCAAAGGTAAAGAACCCAAATTTCGAAATTATTTTTGTAACCGCTTTTGACCAATATGCAATAGATGCTATAAATTATAGTGCTATTGGTTACTTATTGAAGCCGGTGGATAATGAAACTTTAATAGCAACCGTAATAAAGGCTTCTAAAAATATTGCTGATAAATCTGCCTTAGAAAAAAACAAATTACTGATTGAGAATTTAGGCATACAAAATTTTCAGAAGAAAAAAATAGTCATTCCATCTGCAGATGGATTAGAGTTTGTAAAAATAGATGCAATTATACATTGCGAAGGTGTAGATGGCTATACTAAGATTCATTTCAGCAATCAAAAACCTATTTTAAGCTCACAAAGCATAGGTCATTTTAATAAATTATTACAGCAGCAAGATTTTTACTTAGTCCATAAATCTCATTTGATAAATCTAGAGCATATAAAAAAATATTTGAACGAAGGTTACGTATTATTAAGTGAGAATCATAAAGTGCCTGTCTCTAGAAATAGACGACAAGATTTTTTAAATAATTTAAAAGGTTAA
- a CDS encoding NADH:ubiquinone reductase (Na(+)-transporting) subunit D: protein MGLLSKKDAALITDPLLDDNPITIQVLGICSALAITAELKASLIMAFSVMAVLAVGNVVISLMRNIIPSKIRIIVQLVVVAALVIVVDLVLKAFAYELSKTLSVFVGLIITNCIIMGRFEAFALANGPWRSFLDGIGNAAGYGLILVIVGFFRELLGSGTLLGFKVLGDPITKTGLYAFGYENNGFMIMPPMALIVVGIIIWIQRSKNTSLIEEN from the coding sequence ATGGGACTTTTATCAAAAAAAGACGCAGCATTAATTACAGATCCTTTATTAGATGACAACCCTATTACGATACAAGTATTAGGTATTTGTTCTGCTTTAGCTATTACAGCAGAATTAAAAGCATCTTTAATTATGGCGTTTTCAGTAATGGCAGTATTAGCTGTAGGAAACGTAGTTATTTCATTGATGCGTAACATTATACCATCTAAAATTAGAATTATTGTACAACTAGTTGTAGTTGCTGCTTTAGTAATTGTGGTAGATTTAGTTTTAAAAGCTTTTGCTTATGAACTAAGTAAAACACTTTCTGTTTTTGTTGGTTTAATTATTACAAACTGTATTATTATGGGACGTTTTGAAGCTTTTGCTTTAGCAAACGGACCATGGAGATCTTTCTTAGATGGAATTGGTAATGCAGCAGGTTATGGTTTAATTTTAGTGATTGTAGGTTTCTTTAGAGAATTATTAGGTTCTGGTACTTTATTAGGATTTAAAGTTTTAGGAGACCCTATTACTAAAACAGGTTTGTATGCATTTGGTTACGAAAATAATGGATTTATGATTATGCCTCCAATGGCATTAATTGTAGTTGGTATTATTATTTGGATACAGCGTAGTAAAAACACATCATTAATAGAAGAAAATTAA
- a CDS encoding sensor histidine kinase — protein sequence MRDNFEATIQNQKRQHDLELKALRSQMNPHFVHNSLNAIQYYIQQNDVETSENYLAKFSKLMRQFFDYSRRKSVSLSEEISLLENYLQIEKLRFEEKIAYEIKVDSELDIEEEQIPSMLIQPLVENAINHGLFHKKGNGKVTVLFNFINANCFKVSVIDNGVGLQKSKELNTSIKSQNASHSSEVLTERIHFLNESGSWNVSHKMIDRSIETGKTGTEIVLEFNQNYDDKN from the coding sequence GTGCGTGATAATTTTGAGGCAACTATACAAAACCAAAAACGCCAACACGATCTAGAATTAAAGGCGTTGCGTAGTCAAATGAATCCACATTTTGTACATAATTCTTTAAATGCGATTCAATATTATATTCAACAGAATGATGTAGAAACATCAGAAAACTATTTAGCAAAATTCTCGAAATTGATGCGTCAGTTTTTTGATTATTCAAGAAGGAAAAGTGTTAGTTTAAGTGAAGAAATTAGCTTGCTAGAAAATTACCTTCAAATAGAAAAATTACGCTTCGAAGAAAAAATAGCGTATGAAATAAAGGTAGATTCAGAATTAGATATTGAAGAAGAACAGATACCTTCTATGCTTATACAACCGTTAGTAGAAAATGCTATAAACCATGGTTTATTTCATAAAAAAGGGAATGGAAAAGTAACTGTACTATTCAATTTTATAAATGCAAATTGCTTTAAAGTTAGTGTAATAGATAATGGTGTTGGTTTACAAAAATCGAAAGAACTAAATACTTCTATTAAAAGTCAAAATGCTTCACATTCATCTGAAGTATTAACCGAGCGAATTCATTTTTTAAATGAAAGTGGTTCTTGGAATGTAAGCCATAAGATGATAGATCGTTCTATAGAAACAGGTAAAACAGGTACAGAAATTGTTTTAGAATTTAATCAAAACTATGATGACAAAAATTAA